A genomic window from Anoplolepis gracilipes chromosome 6, ASM4749672v1, whole genome shotgun sequence includes:
- the Prp8 gene encoding pre-mRNA-processing-splicing factor 8, whose translation MSIPPYLLAPNPWATAMMAQQQAQLAAAQAHAQAAAHAQAAHHAHMQVIAGPPLPQIPKQPEVLSEDKLQEKAQKWQQLQSKRFAEKRKFGFVDAQKEDMPAEHIRKIIRDHGDMSSRKYRHDKRVYLGALKYMPHAVMKLLENMPMPWEQIRDVKVLYHITGAITFVNEIPWVIEPVYIAQWGTMWIMMRREKRDRRHFKRMRFPPFDDEEPPLDYADNVLDVEPLEAIQIELDSEEDESVASWFYEHKPLVGTKHVNGSTYRRWNLTLPQMATLYRLANQLLTDLVDQNFFYLFDPKSFFTAKALNMAIPGGPKFEPLVKDSNAADEDWNEFNDINKIIIRQPIRTEYRIAFPYLYNNMPHFVHLSWYHAPNVVYIKTEDPDLPAFYFDPLINPISHRNSLKTMEPQIEDEEDFILPGEVQPFLQEIPLYTDNTANGIALLWAPRPFNTRSGRTRRAIDIPLVKSWYREHCPPGQPVKVRVSYQKLLKYFVLNALKHRPPKPQKKRYLFRSFKSTKFFQTTTIDWVEAGLQVCRQGYNMLNLLIHRKNLNYLHLDYNFNLKPVKTLTTKERKKSRFGNAFHLCREILRLTKLIIDSHVQYRLNNVDAFQLADGLQYIFAHVGQLTGMYRYKYKLMRQIRMCKDLKHLIYYRFNTGPVGKGPGCGFWAPGWRVWLFFMRGITPLLERWLGNLLSRQFEGRHSKGVAKTVTKQRVESHFDLELRASVMHDIVDMMPEGIKQNKARTILQHLSEAWRCWKANIPWKVPGLPIPIENMILRYVKMKADWWTNTAHYNRERIRRGATVDKTVCKKNLGRLTRLYLKAEQERQHNYLKDGPYISPEEAVAIFTTSVHWLESRRFAPIPFPPLSYKHDTKLLILALERLKEAYSVKSRLNQSQREELGLIEQAYDNPHEALSRIKRHLLTQRTFKEVGIEFMDLYSHLIPVYDVEPLEKITDAYLDQYLWYEADKRRLFPPWVKPADTEPPPLLVYKWCQGINNLQDVWDVSEGECNVLLESKFEKLYEKIDLTLLNRLLRLIVDHNIADYMTAKNNVVINYKDMNHTNSYGIIRGLQFASFIAQYYGLVLDLLVLGLQRASEMAGPPQMPNDFLTFQDVASETAHPIRLYCRYVDRIHLFLRFSADEARDLIQRYLTEHPDPNNENIVGYNNKKCWPRDARMRLMKHDVNLGRAVFWDIKNRLPRSTTTIQWENSFVSVYSKDNPNLLFNMSGFECRILPKCRTTHEEFTHRDGVWNLQNEITKERTAQCFLRVDDESLQRFHNRVRQILMASGSTTFTKIVNKWNTALIGLMTYFREAVVNTQELLDLLVKCENKIQTRIKIGLNSKMPSRFPPVVFYTPKELGGLGMLSMGHVLIPQSDLRWSKQTDVGITHFRSGMSHDEDQLIPNLYRYIQPWESEFIDSQRVWAEYALKRQEANAQNRRLTLEDLEDSWDRGIPRINTLFQKDRHTLAYDKGWRIRTEFKQYQVLKQNPFWWTHQRHDGKLWNLNNYRTDMIQALGGVEGILEHTLFKGTYFPTWEGLFWEKASGFEESMKYKKLTNAQRSGLNQIPNRRFTLWWSPTINRANVYVGFQVQLDLTGIFMHGKIPTLKISLIQIFRAHLWQKVHESIVMDLCQVFDQELDALEIETVQKETIHPRKSYKMNSSCADILLFSAYKWTVSRPSLLADSKDVMDNTTTQKYWIDVQLRWGDYDSHDIERYARAKFLDYTTDNMSIYPSPTGLLIAIDLAYNLHSAYGNWFPGCKPLIQQAMAKIMKANPALYVLRERIRKALQLYSSEPTEPYLSSQNYGELFSNQIIWFVDDTNVYRVTIHKTFEGNLTTKPINGAIFIFNPRTGQLFLKIIHTSVWAGQKRLGQLAKWKTAEEVAALIRSLPVEEQPKQIIVTRKGMLDPLEVHLLDFPNIVIKGSELQLPFQACLKVEKFGDLILKATEPQMVLFNLYDDWLKTISSYTAFSRLILILRALHVNTERTKVVLKPDKTTITEPHHIWPSLTDDEWIKVEVQLKDLILADYGKKNNVNVASLTQSEIRDIILGMEISAPSAQRQQIAEIEKQTKEQSQLTATTTRTVNKHGDEIITATTSNYETQTFSSKTEWRVRAISATNLHLRTNHIYVSSDDIKETGYTYILPKNVLKKFVTISDLRAQIAGYLYGISPPDNPQVKEIRCIVMAPQWGTHQTVHLPNILPNHQYLKEMEPLGWIHTQPNELPQLSPQDISTHARIMAENSIWDGEKTIVITCSFTPGSCSLTAYKLTPSGFEWGKQNTDKGNNPKGYLPSHYEKVQMLLSDRFLGFFMVPSQGSWNYNFMGVRHDPNMKYELQLANPKEFYHEVHRPAHFLNFSSLEDGEGVGADREDMFA comes from the exons atgtCTATTCCACCATATTTGCTGGCTCCAAACCCATGGGCCACAGCAATGATGGCTCAACAACAAGCTCAATTAGCAGCTGCCCAAGCGCACGCTCAGGCTGCGGCTCATGCACAAGCTGCTCATCATGCTCATATGCAGGTTATAGCTGGACCACCATTACCTCAAATTCCCAAACAACCAGAAGTTCTATCTGAGGACAAACTTCAAGAAAAAG CACAAAAATGGCAGCAGTTGCAGTCAAAGCGATTTGCAGAAAAGAGGAAGTTTGGTTTTGTAGATGCACAAAAAGAAGATATGCCAGCTGAACATATAAGGAAAATTATTAGAGATCATGGTGATATGAGCAGTAGGAAATACAGACATGATAAACGTGTTTATTTGGG ggcattaaaatatatgccaCATGCTGTTATGAAACTATTGGAAAATATGCCTATGCCATGGGAACAAATAAGAGATGTAAAggttttatatcatattacagGAGCCATTACATTTGTCAATGAAATTCCTTGGGTTATAGAGCCTGTGTATATAGCTCAATGGGG caCTATGTGGATTATGATGagacgagaaaaaagagaTCGTAGACATTTTAAGAGAATGAGATTTCCACCTTTTGATGATGAAGAACCTCCTCTAGATTATGCAGATAATGTTTTGGATGTTGAACCTTTAGAAGCTATACAAATTGAACTTGACTCGGAAGAAGATGAGTCTGTTGCATCATGGTTTTATGAACACAAGCCATTAGTTGGAACAAA aCATGTTAATGGATCTACATACCGGAGATGGAATTTGACATTACCACAAATGGCCACTTTGTATCGTTTGGCTAATCAATTGTTGACTGACCTAGtggatcaaaattttttttatctatttgatCCCAAATCATTCTTTACTGCAAAAGCCTTAAATATGGCTATCCCTGGAGGGCCCAAATTTGAACCATTGGTAAAAGATTCAAATGCTGCTGATGAAGATTGGAATGAATTCAATGACATAAATAAGATTATCATCAGGCAACCGATTAGAACAGAATATAGGATTGCATTTCCTtacttatacaataatatgcCACATTTTGTTCATCTTTCATG GTATCATGCACCAAATGTCGTATATATAAAGACTGAAGATCCAGATTTACcagcattttattttgatccGTTAATCAATCCAATTTCTCACAGAAATTCATTAAAG acGATGGAACCACAAATCGAAGATGAAGAAGACTTTATTTTACCTGGCGAAGTGCAACCATTCCTTCAGGAGATACCTCTTTATACTGATAATACAGCAAATGGAATAGCTCTTTTGTGGGCGCCGAGACCGTTTAATACGCGTTCCGGCAGAACAAGAAGAGCCATTGACATTCCATTAGTCAAGTCATGGTACAGAGAGCATTGTCCGCCTGGTCAACCTGTAAAAGTGCGAGTCAGTTATCAGAAACTACTGAAATATTTCGTTTTAAATGCTTTGAAGCATAGACCACCGAAACCGCAGAAGAAACGCTACTTGTTTCGCTCTTTTAAATCAACCAAGTTCTTTCAGACAACGACAATAGATTGGGTAGAAGCTGGTCTGCAGGTGTGTCGTCAAGGATATAATATGTTGAATCTACTAATACATCGGAAGAATCTCAACTATCTTCATTTGGATTACAACTTTAACTTGAAACCTGTCAAAACGCTTACGACAAAGGAGAGGAAGAAATCGCGCTTTGGTAACGCCTTCCATTTGTGTCGGGAAATTCTTCGTTTGACTAAACTTATTATCGATTCTCACGTTCAGTATCGATTAAACAACGTGGATGCCTTTCAACTTGCCGATGGGTTGCAGTATATTTTTGCACATGTCGGTCAATTGACCGGCATGTATCGGTATAAGTATAAATTGATGCGACAAATCAGGATGTGCAAAGACTTGAAGCACCTAATTTATTATCGTTTTAACACCGGACCAGTTGGTAAAGGACCTGGTTGTGGATTCTGGGCACCCGGTTGGCGTGTTTGGTTATTCTTTATGAGGGGCATCACTCCGTTATTGGAAAGATGGCTAGGTAATTTATTGTCGAGGCAATTCGAAGGCCGTCATTCGAAAGGCGTAGCGAAGACAGTAACGAAACAACGAGTTGAATCGCATTTCGATCTGGAATTACGGGCATCTGTTATGCATGACATTGTTGATATGATGCCTGAGGGAATAAAGCAGAACAAAGCGCGAACAATTCTTCAGCATTTGAGCGAAGCTTGGCGCTGTTGGAAAGCAAATATTCCGTGGAAAGTACCAGGTTTGCCAATTCCGATCGAAAATATGATACTTCGTTATGTTAAGATGAAGGCCGACTGGTGGACGAATACGGCTCATTATAATCGAGAGAGAATTCGACGTGGAGCTACGGTGGACAAAactgtgtgtaaaaaaaatctcggcCGCCTGACGCGTCTCTATTTGAAAGCCGAACAAGAACGACAACACAATTACTTGAAGGATGGGCCATATATATCGCCGGAAGAAGCTGTAGCCATATTCACAACTTCGGTTCATTGGTTGGAGTCTCGAAGATTCGCGCCAATACCCTTCCCGCCATTATCTTACAAACATGATACGAAACTGTTGATATTAGCCTTAGAACGGTTGAAGGAGGCCTATAGCGTTAAATCTAGGCTGAATCAAAGTCAACGAGAAGAACTGGGCTTAATAGAACAGGCATACGATAATCCACACGAAGCATTATCCAGAATTAAGCGACATTTGTTAACACAAAGGACTTTTAAGGAAGTTGGCATTGAATTTATGGATCTCTACAGTCACTTGATTCCCGTGTATGACGTAGAACCGCTCGAGAAAATTACGGATGCCTATCTAGATCAGTATTTGTGGTATGAAGCGGACAAAAGGCGATTGTTCCCACCGTGGGTGAAACCGGCTGATACAGAACCACCGCCGCTACTTGTTTACAAATGGTGTCAAGGTATCAATAATCTTCAGGATGTTTGGGATGTAAGCGAGGGCGAGTGTAATGTGCTGCTAGAATCGAAATTTGAGAAGTTATATGAAAAGATCGATCTTACGTTACTCAATAGGCTATTACGTTTAATAGTCGATCATAATATTGCCGATTACATGACggcaaaaaataatgttgtcATCAATTATAAAGACATGAATCACACTAATAGTTATGGCATTATTAGAGGGTTGCAATTCGCATCTTTTATCGCCCAATATTACGGATTGGTGTTGGATCTGCTGGTGTTGGGCCTCCAGCGAGCCAGTGAAATGGCTGGTCCACCGCAAATGCCAAATGACTTTCTTACGTTTCAGGACGTTGCTTCTGAGACTGCACATCCTATTCGATTATACTGTCGCTATGTCGATAGAATACATTTGTTTCTGCGTTTTTCCGCCGATGAGGCGAGAGACCTCATTCAGCGTTACCTCACTGAACATCCCGATCCAAATAATGAGAATATTGTTGGCTACAACAATAAAAAGTGTTGGCCACGGGATGCTCGTATGAGATTGATGAAACATGATGTGAATCTGGGTCGCGCCGTATTCTGGGATATCAAGAACCGGCTTCCACGTTCCACCACTACTATTCAATGGGAGAACAGTTTTGTTAGCGTCTATAGTAAAGACAATCCTAATTTGCTTTTCAATATGAGTGGTTTTGAGTGCAGAATTTTGCCCAAATGTCGAACGACCCATGAGGAGTTTACGCATCGAGACGGTGTCTGGAATCTTCAAAACGAGATCACGAAGGAAAGAACTGCGCAATGTTTCTTGCGCGTCGACGACGAGAGCCTACAACGTTTTCACAATCGAGTTAGGCAGATTTTAATGGCTTCAGGCTCGACTACATTTACGAAAATCGTGAATAAGTGGAATACTGCTTTGATTGGTCTGATGACTTATTTCAGAGAAGCCGTAGTGAATACACAAGAGTTACTGGATCTTTTGGTCAAGTGTGAGAACAAGATACAGACGCGTATCAAGATTGGACTAAACTCCAAGATGCCGTCACGTTTTCCACCCGTTGTCTTTTACACTCCTAAGGAATTGGGTGGTCTGGGAATGCTGTCGATGGGTCATGTGTTAATACCTCAATCAGATTTAAGATGGTCGAAACAAACTGATGTAGGCATTACTCACTTTCGTTCAGGTATGAGTCACGACGAGGATCAATTGATTCCGAACTTATATCGCTACATACAGCCCTGGGAATCAGAATTTATCGATTCTCAACGCGTTTGGGCGGAATATGCCTTGAAACGACAAGAGGCCAATGCTCAGAATCGCAGGCTCACTTTGGAAGATCTTGAGGATAGCTGGGATCGTGGTATTCCtagaataaatacattattccaAAAAGACCGGCACACATTGGCTTATGACAAGGGTTGGCGTATTCGTACAGAATTCAAGCAATATCAAGTACTGAAACAGAATCCGTTTTGGTGGACTCACCAGCGTCACGATGGTAAACTGTGGAACCTAAATAACTATCGAACTGACATGATTCAAGCGCTTGGCGGTGTCGAGGGCATTCTTGAGCATACTCTTTTTAAGGGCACCTACTTTCCAACATGGGAAGGTCTTTTCTGGGAAAAAGCATCTGGTTTTGAAGAGTCcatgaaatacaaaaaattgacaaacgCACAACGTTCTGGTCTCAATCAGATTCCCAACCGTCGATTCACTCTGTGGTGGTCGCCTACTATCAATCGTGCAAATGTTTATGTTGGTTTCCAAGTACAACTCGATCTAACAGGAATATTTATGCACGGTAAAATACCAACTCTAAAAATCTCCTTAATCCAAATATTTCGCGCTCATTTGTGGCAAAAAGTGCATGAGTCTATCGTGATGGATCTTTGTCAGGTGTTTGACCAGGAACTGGACGCGCTAGAAATTGAAACCGTACAGAAGGAAACAATACATCCGCGAAAGTCCTACAAGATGAATTCTTCATGTGCTGACATCCTTCTGTTCTCCGCCTATAAGTGGACCGTATCTCGACCATCACTCCTTGCCGATTCGAAAGATGTAATGGACAACACTACTACACAGAAATATTGGATCGATGTTCAATTGAGATGGGGCGATTATGACTCACACGACATCGAACGATACGCTCGTGCTAAATTCCTGGACTATACGACAGATAACATGTCGATATACCCATCACCCACCGGTCTTCTAATAGCTATCGATCTGGCATATAACTTGCATAGTGCATATGGTAATTGGTTTCCCGGCTGCAAGCCACTTATACAGCAAGCTATGgcaaaaattatgaaagcaAATCCTGCTTTATACGTGTTACGTGAACGTATTCGTAAAGCCTTGCAACTCTACTCATCGGAACCTACGGAACCTTATCTTTCTTCGCAAAATTATGGTGAACTTTTCTCCAATCAAATCATATGGTTTGTTGACGATACAAATGTATATCGCGTAACGATTCACAAAACCTTTGAAGGCAACTTGACGACGAAACCAATCAATGGCgcgattttcattttcaatccACGAACAGGACAATTGtttctgaaaattattcatactTCTGTTTGGGCGGGCCAGAAGCGTCTCGGTCAATTAGCCAAATGGAAGACTGCTGAAGAAGTCGCTGCACTAATTCGTTCCCTGCCAGTGGAGGAACAGCCGAAGCAAATTATCGTTACCAGAAAAGGAATGTTGGATCCGCTGGAAGTGCACTTGCTAGACTTTCCTAATATAGTCATTAAAGGATCTGAATTACAATTACCGTTCCAAGCGTGTCTCAAAGTAGAAAAGTTTGGCGATCTGATCTTGAAAGCAACTGAACCGCAAATGGTGCTATTCAATCTTTATGATGACTGGTTGAAAACTATCTCGTCTTACACCGCGTTCTCACGACTGATTCTGATCTTACGGGCCCTACACGTCAACACCGAAAGAACGAAAGTCGTATTAAAACCCGATAAAACTACCATCACCGAGCCGCATCACATATGGCCGTCGCTGACGGATGATGAATGGATCAAAGTGGAAGTGCAATTGAAGGATCTGATCTTGGCGGATTATGGCAAGAAGAATAATGTCAACGTTGCGTCACTTACGCAGTCCGAGATCCGTGATATTATTTTGGGTATGGAGATAAGTGCGCCATCCGCACAACGTCAACAAATTGCTGAAATTGAGAAGCAAACTAAAGAACAGAGTCAACTCACTGCTACTACTACACGAACGGTGAACAAGCATGGTGACGAGATTATTACTGCCACCACGTCCAACTATGAGACACAGACTTTCAGTTCGAAAACCGAGTGGCGAGTACGCGCTATTTCCGCGACCAATCTTCATCTGCGGACAAACCACATCTATGTCTCGTCTGATGACATCAAAGAAACCGGTTATACTTACATTTTGCCGAAGAATGTGCTTAAGAAATTTGTTACGATCTCCGATCTGCGAGCTCAGATCGCTGGCTATTTATACGGTATCAGCCCTCCTGATAATCCTCAG GTGAAAGAAATCAGATGTATCGTAATGGCACCACAATGGGGAACTCATCAAACTGTTCATCTGCCAAACATATTACCTAATCATCAATATTTGAAGGAGATGGAACCCTTGGGATGGATACATACGCAGCCGAACGAGCTGCCACAACTGTCGCCGCAAGATATATCTACTCATGCCCGAATTATGGCGGAGAATTCCATTTGGGATGGCGAGAAAACTATCGTTATCACTTGTAGTTTCACACCCGGCTCTTGCTCCCTTACAGCGTATAAATTGACTCCGAGTGGTTTTGAGTGGGGCAAGCAGAACACTGACAAGGGAAACAATCCTAAGGGCTATCTACCTAGCCACTATGAGAAAGTACAAATGCTTTTGTCCGATCGTTTCCTTGGCTTTTTTATGGTACCCAGTCAAGGTTCATGgaactataattttatgggTGTAAGACATGATCCCAACATGAAATACGAGCTGCAACTAGCAAATCcgaaagaattttatcatgAAGTACACAGGCCAGCtcattttctcaatttttcgaGCTTGGAAGATGGTGAAGGCGTCGGAGCTGATCGAGAAGATATGTTTGCAtaa
- the LOC140667180 gene encoding uncharacterized protein, which translates to MLFAQLVSEEKAIENKKTGASDLKDKVDAWERITKKFASEGCTPRSSKQLKKCWDNMKQRKRKLNTTMRHERLMTGGGPASVQPNDPVMAFMDATNANLDVEIDCPFDSTAVFEKEYNVKMDCASERIVIEDESEKENENIDDICHEDYIHQNILSTSFSTPKEKIATSRNSTSVEKRATSSINNASEKEVTNIRDEKELRLIKIREAIEQQRELHRKKIKIAETEEQIVLVKLLKEEKALKNNTCK; encoded by the exons ATGCTCTTTGCGCAGCTTGTTTCAGAAGAAAAAgctatcgaaaataaaaagacaggTGCTTCAGATCTAAAAGATAAGGTGGATGCATGGGAAAgaatcacaaaaaaatttgctagCGAAGGATGTACGCCTCGCTCTAGCAAACAGCTGAAAAAATGCTGGGATAATATGAAACAaag aaaacgaaaattaaataCGACAATGCGGCACGAACGGCTTATGACAGGTGGAGGTCCTGCATCAGTACAACCGAATGATCCAGTGATGGCATTCATGGATGCAACAAATGCAAATTTAGATGTCGAAATTGATTGCCCATTCGACAGTACAGCAGTATTTGAGAAAGAAT ATAATGTAAAGATGGATTGTGCGTCTGAAAGAATAGTCATCGAAGATGAaagtgagaaagagaatgagaaCATTGATGATATCTGTCATGAAGATTATatccatcaaaatattttatctacatcATTTAGCAcaccaaaagaaaaaatagctACTTCAAGAAATAGCACATCAGTAGAAAAAAGGGCTACATCAAGCATAAACAATGCATCAGAAAAAGAAGTCACT aatatccGTGACGAAAAAGAGTtacgattaataaaaatacgcgAAGCAATTGAGCAACAGCGCGAGCttcatcgtaaaaaaataaagattgctGAAACAGAGGAGCAGATTGTTCTTGTAAAACTTTTGAAGGAGGAAAAAGCGCTCAAGaataatacatgtaaataa
- the LOC140667181 gene encoding uncharacterized protein, whose translation MKTLTTYQGQEIKGLPKAPNLYADRIFKEAINDLDLGIKVNGVRINTLKYADDTVIVAENVEDLQLLLNKISITGREAGLNINADKTKMMIFSRQNHDMASLYLDNKQIERVASFKYFECMITEDLDPDCEVKYRIEYARF comes from the coding sequence AAATTAAGGGTCTACCGAAGGCACCTAACCTATATGCGGACAGGATTTTTAAAGAAGCCATTAATGATCTAGATCTTGGCATAAAAGTAAATGGAGTACGAATTAACACCCTTAAGTATGCAGATGACACGGTCATCGTGGCCGAAAACGTAGAGGATCTACAGCTGCTTCTCAACAAGATCTCTATAACTGGTCGTGAGGCAGGACTGAACATCAATGCTGATAAAACGAAGATGATGATTTTTAGTCGCCAAAATCATGATATGGCGTCTCTCTACCTCGACAATAAACAGATTGAACGTGTTGCCTCTTTCAAATACTTTGAGTGCATGATCACGGAAGACTTGGACCCCGACTGCGAGGTCAAATACAGAATAGAATATGCCcgtttttaa